In Nicotiana tabacum cultivar K326 chromosome 17, ASM71507v2, whole genome shotgun sequence, one DNA window encodes the following:
- the LOC107764046 gene encoding histone H4, whose protein sequence is MSGRGKGGKGLGKGGAKRHRKVLRDNIQGITKPAIRRLARRGGVKRISGLIYEETRGVLKIFLENVIRDAVTYTEHARRKTVTAMDVVYALKRQGRTLYGFGG, encoded by the coding sequence ATGTCAGGAAGAGGCAAGGGAGGAAAAGGATTGGGAAAGGGAGGAGCAAAGAGGCACAGAAAAGTATTAAGAGACAACATTCAGGGAATCACTAAGCCTGCAATTCGGCGTTTGGCTCGTAGGGGAGGGGTGAAGCGTATTTCTGGTTTGATTTATGAGGAGACTCGTGGGGTGTTGAAGATATTTTTGGAGAATGTGATTCGTGATGCTGTGACTTACACTGAACACGCTAGGAGGAAGACTGTCACTGCCATGGATGTTGTTTACGCACTCAAGAGGCAGGGTAGGACCCTTTACGGATTTGGGGGTTAG